From Deinococcus aquaticus, one genomic window encodes:
- a CDS encoding YkgJ family cysteine cluster protein, producing MTHASPTPHSNVTDPVRHGYARYAQQATRWLGRYTQQGGQVFCGAGCFACCNMPIRVSLAEALIMTAALNPDQARAVEAHARAAVANARTARSDEQYVQRHRDEVGYCPILNRETGGCSQYEARPTRCRDTFSAFPATYCESGTLERMTRREQAEYRREVARTPGTDGELHFIAPLEHLSEPIWVAAARAMRQEWGIEVWGDFWLLTTLGADPKFMAAVTQGNSRAAWQIASGRGLAHRMLLEME from the coding sequence ATGACGCACGCCTCACCCACCCCCCATTCCAACGTGACCGACCCGGTCCGGCACGGGTACGCCCGGTACGCGCAGCAGGCCACGCGCTGGCTCGGCCGGTACACGCAGCAGGGCGGACAGGTGTTCTGCGGCGCCGGTTGCTTCGCGTGCTGCAACATGCCCATCCGCGTCAGTCTGGCCGAGGCGCTGATCATGACGGCCGCCCTGAACCCCGATCAGGCCCGCGCGGTCGAGGCGCACGCGCGCGCCGCCGTCGCCAACGCCCGCACTGCCCGCAGCGACGAGCAGTACGTGCAGCGCCACCGCGACGAGGTCGGGTACTGCCCGATCCTGAACCGCGAGACCGGCGGGTGCAGCCAGTACGAGGCGCGCCCCACCCGCTGCCGCGACACCTTCAGCGCCTTTCCCGCCACGTACTGCGAGAGCGGCACCCTGGAACGCATGACCCGCCGCGAGCAGGCCGAGTACCGCCGTGAGGTCGCTCGCACGCCCGGCACCGACGGCGAACTGCACTTCATTGCGCCCCTGGAGCACCTGTCCGAACCCATCTGGGTGGCTGCCGCCCGCGCCATGCGCCAGGAGTGGGGCATTGAAGTCTGGGGTGACTTCTGGCTGCTGACCACCCTGGGCGCCGACCCGAAATTCATGGCGGCCGTCACGCAGGGCAACTCCCGCGCCGCGTGGCAGATCGCCTCCGGGCGGGGACTGGCGCACCGCATGCTGCTGGAAATGGAGTGA
- the nusA gene encoding transcription termination factor NusA, whose translation MTQPEFNFADALREVAQARNINEMQLIEAFEQSLAQAYTRNVEPDKRIEVHLDPQSGELEVLVVREVVEKVEDEHLQISLADALELDPGVEVGMEMEFPVDREKFSRIALQAAKQTLTQKMRETERNVVFNEYKDREGQVLTAQVVRSDNKGNWFVELGAGEAILPPREQIPGEKLTPGNRVKIYLKEVRKTPKGPTILASRADERLLDYLLKQEIPEVANGIVEVKAISREAGQRSKVAVFSHNSNVDPIGACIGHRGNRIQAVTGELGRERVDVILWDANTRDFIRNALSPAKVGLIEVLPDRREATVTVTPDQLSLAIGKGGQNVRLAAKLTGFKIDLRETAAISDLDAAMQQALADEQEGRDSGNAQSAFDALFKDSKSVATASPDDVQE comes from the coding sequence ATGACCCAGCCAGAATTCAACTTTGCCGACGCCCTGCGTGAAGTGGCGCAGGCCCGTAACATCAACGAGATGCAGCTGATCGAGGCGTTCGAGCAGTCGCTCGCGCAGGCGTACACCCGCAACGTGGAGCCCGACAAGCGCATCGAAGTTCACCTGGATCCGCAGAGCGGCGAGCTGGAAGTGCTCGTGGTGCGCGAGGTCGTGGAGAAGGTCGAGGACGAGCACCTTCAGATCTCGCTGGCCGACGCGCTGGAACTCGATCCTGGCGTGGAAGTCGGCATGGAGATGGAGTTCCCCGTCGACCGTGAGAAGTTCAGCCGTATCGCTCTGCAGGCCGCCAAGCAGACCCTGACGCAGAAGATGCGTGAGACCGAGCGCAACGTGGTGTTCAACGAGTACAAGGACCGCGAGGGTCAGGTGCTGACCGCGCAGGTGGTCCGCAGCGACAACAAGGGCAACTGGTTCGTGGAACTGGGCGCGGGTGAGGCGATCCTGCCGCCCCGCGAGCAGATTCCGGGTGAGAAACTCACGCCGGGCAACCGCGTGAAGATCTACCTGAAAGAGGTCCGCAAGACCCCCAAGGGTCCGACCATCCTGGCAAGCCGCGCCGACGAGCGTCTGCTGGACTACCTGCTCAAGCAGGAGATTCCCGAGGTCGCCAACGGCATCGTGGAGGTCAAGGCCATCAGCCGCGAGGCCGGTCAGCGCAGCAAGGTCGCGGTGTTCTCGCATAACAGCAACGTGGATCCCATCGGTGCGTGCATCGGGCACCGCGGGAACCGCATTCAGGCCGTCACGGGCGAACTGGGCCGCGAGCGTGTGGACGTGATCCTCTGGGACGCGAACACCCGCGACTTCATCCGCAATGCCCTGAGCCCCGCCAAGGTGGGTCTGATCGAGGTGCTGCCCGACCGCCGCGAGGCGACCGTGACCGTCACGCCCGACCAGCTGTCCCTGGCCATCGGTAAGGGCGGGCAGAACGTGCGCCTGGCAGCCAAGCTGACCGGGTTCAAGATCGACCTGCGTGAAACGGCCGCGATCAGCGACCTGGACGCCGCGATGCAGCAGGCGCTGGCCGACGAGCAGGAAGGCCGCGACAGCGGCAACGCCCAGTCCGCGTTCGACGCGCTGTTCAAGGACAGCAAGTCGGTCGCGACCGCCAGCCCGGACGACGTTCAGGAGTAA
- the infB gene encoding translation initiation factor IF-2, translated as MSKVRIYTLAKDLGVENAKMLELLDGLGVSYKSVSSTIEEETVDLIKEMLAEEAAQAGGAPAQATAAPESDTPTDAGSAAPAPQADAPTSSEEVPHRAPVVTIMGHVDHGKTSLLDYIRKTKVAAKEAGGITQHVGAFEAQTSKGKIVFIDTPGHEAFTTIRARGANVADIAIIVIAADDSLMPQTREAIAHAQAAKVPMLIAINKVDLPQADPDRVKTDLTQLNLVPEEYGGDLVVVPVSAKTGEGVEDLLEYISLTAELEDLRADPKGTFGGVIIEGKVDKQAGVLATVMVQEGTLHVSDFLVVGENYGKIKAMTDSNGARIKEAGPSTPVQVLGFSEVPSSGEKVQSAKNEHAAREIVAARASDRRDAENARVQRRLTLEEMMGPLGSVRTVNLILRADTQGSVEAIQGILARKESDDVKINVMLAGIGAPTEGDVLLASTAEATILCFSVTASGGVKKVADGKDVDIKSFRIIYELIDEVDRLIKGNVEPVFEEKYLGRAEVRMLIKHPKSGTIAGSYVTDGSLKRNAKAKVTRGKQVVYEGTIVGLKRFKDDVREVQTGYECGINVDWNDVMEGDIIEASEMVEVEQN; from the coding sequence ATGTCGAAAGTTCGAATTTATACCCTCGCCAAGGATCTTGGCGTCGAGAATGCCAAGATGCTGGAACTGCTCGACGGTCTGGGCGTCTCGTACAAGAGCGTCAGCAGCACCATCGAGGAAGAAACCGTGGATCTGATCAAGGAAATGCTGGCCGAGGAAGCCGCCCAGGCTGGCGGAGCGCCCGCACAGGCCACCGCCGCCCCTGAGAGCGACACCCCCACGGACGCCGGAAGCGCCGCGCCCGCCCCGCAGGCAGACGCGCCCACCTCCAGCGAGGAAGTGCCGCACCGCGCGCCAGTCGTGACGATCATGGGTCACGTCGACCACGGTAAGACCAGCCTGCTGGACTACATCCGCAAGACCAAGGTCGCCGCCAAGGAAGCCGGGGGCATCACCCAGCACGTCGGGGCGTTCGAAGCGCAGACCAGCAAGGGCAAGATCGTGTTCATCGACACGCCCGGCCACGAGGCCTTCACGACCATCCGCGCGCGCGGTGCGAACGTCGCCGACATCGCGATCATCGTGATTGCCGCCGACGACAGCCTGATGCCCCAGACCCGCGAGGCCATCGCGCACGCGCAGGCTGCCAAGGTCCCCATGCTGATCGCCATCAACAAGGTCGACCTGCCCCAGGCCGACCCGGACCGCGTGAAAACCGACCTGACCCAGCTGAACCTCGTGCCCGAAGAGTACGGCGGCGACCTCGTGGTCGTGCCCGTCTCCGCCAAGACCGGCGAGGGCGTCGAGGACCTGCTGGAGTACATCAGCCTGACCGCCGAACTCGAAGACCTGCGCGCCGACCCCAAGGGGACCTTCGGCGGCGTGATCATCGAAGGCAAGGTCGACAAGCAGGCGGGCGTGCTGGCCACCGTCATGGTGCAGGAAGGCACGCTGCACGTCAGCGACTTCCTGGTCGTCGGTGAGAACTACGGCAAGATCAAGGCCATGACCGACAGCAACGGCGCGCGCATCAAGGAAGCCGGACCCAGCACGCCCGTACAGGTCCTGGGCTTCAGCGAGGTGCCCAGCAGCGGCGAGAAAGTTCAGAGCGCCAAGAACGAGCACGCCGCCCGCGAGATCGTTGCCGCGCGCGCCAGTGACCGCCGTGACGCCGAGAACGCCCGCGTGCAGCGCCGCCTGACCCTGGAAGAAATGATGGGGCCGCTCGGCAGCGTGCGCACCGTGAACCTGATCCTGCGCGCCGACACGCAGGGCAGCGTCGAGGCGATCCAGGGCATCCTGGCCCGCAAGGAAAGCGACGACGTCAAGATCAACGTGATGCTCGCCGGCATCGGCGCGCCCACCGAGGGTGACGTGCTGCTGGCCAGCACCGCCGAGGCGACCATCCTGTGCTTCAGCGTGACCGCCTCGGGTGGCGTGAAGAAGGTCGCGGACGGCAAGGACGTGGACATCAAGTCCTTCCGGATCATCTACGAACTCATCGACGAGGTCGACCGCCTGATCAAGGGCAACGTCGAACCCGTGTTCGAGGAGAAGTACCTGGGCCGCGCCGAGGTCCGCATGCTGATCAAGCACCCCAAGAGCGGCACCATCGCCGGTTCGTACGTCACGGACGGCAGCCTGAAACGCAACGCGAAAGCCAAGGTCACGCGCGGCAAGCAGGTCGTGTACGAGGGCACCATCGTGGGCCTCAAGCGCTTCAAGGACGACGTCCGCGAAGTGCAGACCGGCTATGAGTGCGGAATCAACGTGGACTGGAACGACGTGATGGAAGGCGACATCATCGAAGCCAGCGAAATGGTGGAAGTCGAGCAGAACTAA
- a CDS encoding YlxR family protein: MTASPAPTHAPDRHAPDRHTPERTCVACRRKRPQSALTRLTRVDGAWSLSAGHRAGRGAYVCSDTPDCWQDRRLRRAFGAQAPQVAAALTGALAPSSGETQPVTAGTVRSGREKASRATSTASTESTPHAAP; the protein is encoded by the coding sequence TTGACGGCCTCCCCCGCCCCCACCCACGCCCCGGACCGGCACGCCCCGGACCGGCACACGCCGGAACGGACCTGCGTGGCGTGCCGCCGCAAGCGGCCCCAGTCGGCGCTGACGCGCCTGACGCGGGTGGACGGCGCGTGGAGCCTCAGCGCGGGGCACCGGGCCGGGCGCGGCGCGTACGTGTGCAGCGACACGCCGGACTGCTGGCAGGACCGGAGGTTGCGCCGCGCATTCGGCGCGCAGGCCCCGCAGGTGGCCGCCGCCCTGACGGGCGCACTGGCCCCCTCCAGCGGGGAAACCCAGCCGGTCACGGCCGGGACCGTACGTTCCGGACGGGAGAAGGCCAGCCGCGCCACCTCAACCGCTTCAACCGAATCAACCCCGCACGCTGCCCCTTAA
- a CDS encoding phosphotransferase yields the protein MTPRRAHPGEEPAPRFPVLEARFGILSPMDAGMQSRVYVTPDDVIVKVYRNHQGDHCTEADNLRRAGLGDWVIDALEADGVEALVMKRFPGHPLRPADVTRAVPALRGVLSELHREQRGRVDLRRVRERLQRFRSALAAYPLEDLFDAVEIPLERGLLDQPASFCHLDLWQDNILITDPPAPERLLVIDWTKSAWDDPLRDLALLKTGTLDLLPPDQSLRLALEFLPDHAPATLTRYRAYLAMTALHDLYWLLMNEPYEFEGQRAEKVPRAHHALARLPALP from the coding sequence TTGACCCCCAGGCGCGCCCACCCCGGCGAGGAACCCGCCCCGCGCTTCCCGGTTCTCGAGGCCCGCTTCGGGATCCTGAGCCCCATGGACGCCGGCATGCAGAGCCGCGTGTACGTCACGCCGGACGACGTGATCGTGAAGGTGTACCGCAACCACCAGGGTGACCACTGCACCGAGGCCGACAACCTGCGCCGCGCCGGTCTGGGCGACTGGGTGATCGACGCACTGGAAGCCGACGGGGTCGAGGCACTGGTCATGAAACGCTTTCCTGGCCACCCGCTGCGCCCCGCAGACGTGACGCGCGCCGTGCCCGCCCTGCGCGGCGTGCTGAGCGAACTGCACCGCGAGCAGCGCGGCCGCGTGGACCTGCGCCGCGTGCGCGAGCGCCTGCAACGCTTCCGCAGCGCCCTGGCCGCCTACCCGCTCGAAGATCTGTTCGACGCGGTCGAGATTCCGCTGGAACGCGGCCTGCTGGACCAGCCGGCGTCGTTCTGCCACCTGGACCTGTGGCAGGACAACATCCTGATCACCGACCCGCCCGCCCCCGAACGCCTGCTGGTGATCGACTGGACCAAGAGCGCCTGGGACGACCCGCTGCGTGACCTGGCCCTGCTGAAGACCGGCACGCTGGACCTGCTGCCCCCCGACCAGAGCCTGCGCCTGGCCCTGGAATTCCTGCCGGACCACGCGCCCGCCACCCTGACCCGTTACCGCGCGTACCTGGCCATGACGGCCCTGCACGACCTGTACTGGCTGCTGATGAACGAACCGTACGAGTTCGAGGGCCAGCGCGCCGAGAAGGTCCCGCGCGCCCACCACGCCCTGGCCCGCCTGCCTGCGCTGCCCTGA
- the upp gene encoding uracil phosphoribosyltransferase, with the protein MVTVVTHPLVQHKLSVMRDVHTGVKEFRELAGEVSLLLAYEAMRDLETVQETVQTPITQAEFPMLSGKKLALVAILRAGLIMTDAIVQLVPAAKVGHIGLYRDPQTLQPVAYYNKLPTDIAERRVFLTDPMLATGGSAVAAIERLKEAGATSIKLMCILAAPEGIAVIEREHPDVEIVVAAVDTHLNDHGYIVPGLGDAGDRIYGTK; encoded by the coding sequence ATGGTTACTGTCGTTACCCACCCACTGGTTCAGCACAAGCTCTCGGTCATGCGTGACGTCCATACTGGCGTGAAGGAGTTCCGGGAACTGGCCGGCGAGGTCAGCCTGCTGCTGGCCTACGAGGCCATGCGCGACCTGGAAACCGTGCAGGAGACCGTGCAGACGCCCATTACGCAGGCCGAGTTCCCCATGCTGAGCGGCAAGAAACTGGCGCTGGTCGCCATTCTGCGCGCCGGGCTGATCATGACCGACGCGATCGTGCAGCTCGTCCCGGCCGCCAAGGTCGGGCACATCGGCCTGTACCGGGACCCGCAGACCCTCCAGCCGGTCGCGTACTACAACAAGCTGCCCACGGATATCGCCGAGCGCCGCGTGTTCCTGACCGACCCCATGCTCGCCACGGGCGGCAGCGCCGTGGCCGCCATCGAACGCCTGAAGGAGGCCGGCGCGACCAGCATCAAACTGATGTGCATCCTGGCCGCGCCCGAGGGGATCGCCGTGATCGAACGCGAGCACCCGGACGTGGAGATCGTCGTGGCCGCCGTGGACACGCACCTGAACGACCACGGGTACATCGTGCCGGGCCTGGGTGACGCGGGCGACCGCATCTACGGCACCAAGTAA
- a CDS encoding HD-GYP domain-containing protein — MFRRPRTPPPAPGSPDPRKTGISVSGEPLDPTRVLADLLSRPSLEGILEGALSYAATLLGGNAQGFAVVRRGQDRVAAVFGYPKDLMGAALSGPWSGMRPRVLADGTRELYEQNGPEAAALLDSCGMRDVTVSLVVPLSDRGRNLGALVLDRTGAEGVTPGAQEAVTKWAAAVAPLLGILEGREEWKTAARQLTGALVEAVESREFDSLGHAQSVADTSLKLGRLIGLADRELEELWYAATLHDLGKIHGEAGHALVGANFLHGVPHLAETQKAIRHHHERWDGQGEPDKLAGEDIPLYARILAVANAFVRMGDVERLKPHAGKALDARLVGLLEKLSR, encoded by the coding sequence GTGTTCCGACGCCCCCGCACCCCGCCACCGGCCCCAGGCAGTCCTGACCCGCGCAAGACCGGGATCTCGGTGTCTGGTGAGCCGCTCGATCCGACCCGCGTGCTGGCCGATCTGCTCTCACGCCCCTCCCTGGAAGGAATTCTGGAGGGCGCACTCTCGTACGCGGCGACCCTGCTGGGCGGGAACGCCCAGGGGTTCGCGGTGGTTCGGCGCGGGCAGGACCGCGTGGCCGCCGTGTTCGGGTACCCGAAGGACCTGATGGGCGCCGCCCTGAGTGGCCCGTGGTCCGGGATGCGGCCGCGCGTGCTGGCCGACGGCACCCGCGAACTGTACGAGCAGAACGGCCCCGAGGCGGCCGCGTTGCTGGACAGCTGCGGCATGCGGGACGTGACCGTGTCGCTGGTCGTGCCCCTGAGTGACCGGGGCCGCAACCTGGGCGCGCTGGTCCTGGACCGCACGGGCGCCGAGGGTGTCACGCCGGGCGCGCAGGAGGCCGTGACCAAGTGGGCGGCGGCCGTGGCGCCCCTGCTGGGCATTCTGGAAGGCCGCGAGGAGTGGAAGACGGCGGCCCGGCAACTGACGGGCGCGCTCGTCGAGGCGGTCGAGAGCCGCGAGTTCGACTCGCTGGGGCACGCACAGTCCGTGGCGGACACCAGCCTGAAACTGGGCCGCCTGATCGGACTGGCCGACCGGGAACTGGAAGAACTGTGGTACGCCGCGACCCTGCACGACCTGGGCAAGATTCACGGCGAGGCCGGGCACGCCCTGGTCGGCGCGAACTTCCTGCATGGCGTGCCGCACCTCGCAGAGACGCAGAAAGCCATTCGCCACCACCATGAACGCTGGGACGGTCAGGGCGAACCCGACAAGCTGGCCGGCGAGGACATTCCGCTGTACGCCCGCATCCTGGCCGTTGCGAACGCGTTCGTGCGGATGGGCGACGTGGAACGCCTGAAACCACACGCCGGCAAGGCCCTGGACGCCCGACTGGTGGGCCTGCTGGAGAAACTGTCCCGGTGA
- the rimP gene encoding ribosome maturation factor RimP, protein MNNNGSNNQLMQIAQTALTPLGFEVLEVQVQNLGGQPIVLVRIDRLDEQPVTVEDLTKASRASEAEFDRVDPIAGEYRLEFESPGSKRPLTRARHFERMLGLKARVRGEGQAFTAPIAAVDGEMISFDVAGERVTLSAGSFQANLAEFPDRHR, encoded by the coding sequence ATGAATAACAACGGAAGTAACAATCAACTGATGCAGATCGCGCAGACCGCACTGACCCCGCTGGGGTTCGAGGTGCTGGAAGTGCAGGTGCAGAACCTGGGCGGCCAGCCGATCGTGCTGGTCCGCATCGACCGTCTGGACGAGCAGCCCGTGACCGTCGAGGACCTGACGAAGGCCAGCCGCGCATCGGAAGCCGAGTTCGACCGGGTGGACCCGATCGCCGGTGAGTACCGCCTGGAGTTCGAGTCGCCCGGCAGCAAGCGGCCGCTGACGCGCGCCCGGCACTTCGAGCGGATGCTGGGCCTCAAGGCCCGCGTGCGCGGTGAGGGGCAGGCGTTCACCGCCCCGATTGCCGCAGTGGACGGCGAGATGATCTCGTTCGATGTGGCCGGTGAGCGCGTGACCCTGAGCGCCGGGTCGTTCCAGGCGAACCTCGCGGAGTTCCCGGACCGCCACCGTTAA
- a CDS encoding MraY family glycosyltransferase translates to MDSLQALASQFGIASPSGRGFLSVLVTFFTAWMFTWAFIPRLREFAIRVGWADQPNERRLNKEPLPNAGGLAIYGGFLVSIIVAWALRPIAVDIVNIQVLAILLGASMLVLVGFIDDQYGLTPLSRLLVQTLAAVLLLVNDLRIDFNAIPFLPVVPEPLSTVLGTLMTIVWVLALTNAVNLLDGVDGVVGGVAFVASFVLLATAAQFPDRAAAVILLAGLSGAALGYLRHNFNPSRIIMGDAGSTLFGYTLAAVSLLGTLKFSAGASLLVPLIVLALPLLDTTQVVIGRLARGIRNPLGHPDKTHIHHRVLARTDSARRTAVILWLVALACGALGMSLQGLPPTVIGGTILVVLVCLLFVAYRRVRADHREQATAAQASRADSSEGN, encoded by the coding sequence ATGGATTCTTTGCAGGCACTTGCTTCTCAATTCGGTATTGCCAGTCCATCCGGGCGAGGCTTTCTCAGCGTGCTGGTCACGTTCTTCACTGCGTGGATGTTCACGTGGGCGTTCATTCCGCGCCTGCGGGAGTTCGCCATCCGGGTCGGCTGGGCCGATCAGCCCAATGAACGCCGCCTGAACAAGGAACCGCTGCCCAACGCCGGGGGGCTGGCCATCTACGGCGGGTTCCTGGTGAGCATCATCGTCGCGTGGGCGCTGCGGCCCATCGCGGTGGACATCGTGAACATTCAGGTGCTGGCCATTCTGCTGGGCGCGTCCATGCTGGTACTGGTGGGCTTCATTGACGATCAGTACGGCCTGACGCCGCTGTCGCGCCTGCTGGTGCAGACCCTGGCGGCCGTGCTGCTGCTGGTCAACGACCTGCGCATCGACTTCAACGCCATTCCGTTCCTGCCGGTCGTGCCCGAACCGCTCAGCACGGTCCTGGGAACCCTGATGACCATCGTGTGGGTGCTGGCCCTCACGAACGCCGTGAATCTGCTCGACGGCGTGGACGGCGTGGTGGGCGGCGTGGCGTTCGTGGCGAGCTTCGTGCTGCTGGCCACCGCCGCGCAGTTCCCGGACCGCGCGGCCGCCGTGATCCTGCTCGCCGGCCTGTCCGGCGCGGCCCTGGGGTACCTGCGGCACAACTTCAACCCCAGCCGGATCATCATGGGCGACGCGGGCAGCACCCTGTTCGGGTACACGCTGGCCGCCGTGAGCCTGCTGGGCACCCTGAAATTCAGTGCCGGGGCCAGTCTGCTCGTGCCGCTGATCGTGCTGGCCCTGCCGCTGCTGGACACCACCCAGGTCGTGATCGGCCGGCTGGCGCGCGGCATCCGCAACCCGCTGGGCCACCCCGACAAGACCCACATTCACCACCGCGTCCTGGCCCGCACGGACAGTGCGCGCCGCACCGCCGTGATCCTGTGGCTGGTCGCGCTGGCCTGCGGCGCCCTGGGCATGAGCCTGCAGGGACTGCCGCCCACTGTGATCGGCGGAACGATTCTGGTCGTGCTGGTCTGCCTGCTGTTCGTGGCGTACCGCCGCGTGCGCGCCGACCACCGCGAGCAGGCCACCGCCGCGCAGGCCAGCCGCGCCGATTCCAGCGAGGGAAACTGA
- a CDS encoding diacylglycerol/lipid kinase family protein — protein MTPEGNPPAAHAPPHLAVVLNPNAGGGLALHSWPRLERELQARHLSHELIREPSGEAALERLRSLPPGTAVMAVGGDGTVGALLPALVGTGRPLAVVPLGTGNDFAGLLGLRPGAFAEALDRLNYQPRAVDALRVTIRHGDGAGRSHLLLNGLGMGFDSDVTANMTRAPARLRGFARYAWSAVATIRELKLTHVTITADGQPMYAGPSGIVAVMNGTRYGGGFLISPDSDLRDGQVNVVAGGDMNRRQLTDLMLRVLRGRHLHHPRVHTRAARQVTVRWDAPVRVHLDGDLYGRVTELHVETLPGAVHLLNA, from the coding sequence GTGACCCCTGAAGGCAACCCACCCGCCGCGCACGCCCCCCCGCACCTCGCGGTGGTGCTCAACCCGAACGCCGGGGGCGGCCTCGCGCTGCACTCCTGGCCGCGACTGGAACGCGAACTGCAGGCCCGGCACCTGAGCCATGAACTGATCCGCGAACCCAGCGGCGAGGCGGCGCTGGAGCGGCTGCGGTCGCTCCCGCCCGGCACGGCCGTCATGGCGGTCGGCGGGGACGGCACGGTCGGTGCACTGCTGCCCGCACTGGTGGGAACGGGGCGGCCCCTGGCGGTCGTGCCGCTGGGAACCGGGAACGATTTCGCGGGCCTGCTGGGCCTGCGCCCCGGGGCGTTCGCCGAGGCCCTGGACCGCCTGAACTACCAGCCGCGCGCCGTGGACGCCCTGCGCGTCACCATCCGCCACGGCGACGGGGCGGGCCGCAGCCACCTGCTGCTGAACGGCCTGGGCATGGGCTTCGATTCGGACGTCACGGCGAACATGACCCGCGCGCCCGCCCGGCTGCGCGGGTTCGCCCGCTACGCGTGGTCGGCGGTCGCCACCATCCGCGAACTGAAGCTCACGCACGTGACCATCACCGCCGACGGGCAGCCCATGTACGCCGGGCCCAGCGGCATCGTGGCCGTCATGAACGGCACCCGCTACGGCGGCGGGTTTCTGATCAGCCCGGACAGTGACCTGCGCGACGGGCAGGTGAACGTCGTCGCGGGCGGCGACATGAACCGCCGGCAACTCACGGACCTGATGCTCCGCGTCCTGCGGGGCCGCCACCTGCACCACCCGCGCGTTCACACCCGCGCCGCCCGGCAGGTCACGGTCCGCTGGGACGCCCCGGTGCGCGTGCACCTCGACGGCGACCTGTACGGCCGCGTGACCGAACTGCACGTCGAAACCCTGCCCGGTGCCGTGCACCTCCTGAACGCCTGA
- the wecB gene encoding non-hydrolyzing UDP-N-acetylglucosamine 2-epimerase, with product MTHSTNPQTAAAQTADASREFTVVLAFGTRPEATKMAPVYRALENTPGLRPLILSTGQQRQMLDAALSVFSLTPDRDLNVMTDRQTLADLTARIVPQAGRTLREMGADMVLVHGDTSTSFCVALSAFYEGIPVGHVEAGLRSGNLREPFPEEANRRLTGVLSTLDFAPTNGSRDNLRREGKSDHGIFVTGQTAVDAVREVAGRVPLRPEWQARVDAAQPLVTVTMHRRENQPMMREMALALARVAQAHPDHHFIYPVHLSPAVQEAVRPALEGVPNFELTEPLDYSDMAPLMAASRLLATDSGGLQEEGAALGVPVAVLRNVTERPEGVEAGVLKLAGNDPTQLETVLKDLLGSEAELQRMRESRNPYGDGQAAGRIARAIAWHFGLQDRPADWE from the coding sequence ATGACCCACTCCACCAATCCCCAGACAGCAGCCGCCCAGACGGCAGACGCCAGCCGTGAATTCACGGTCGTGCTGGCCTTCGGCACCCGCCCCGAGGCGACCAAGATGGCCCCCGTGTACCGCGCCCTTGAGAACACGCCGGGCCTGCGCCCCCTGATCCTGTCGACCGGGCAGCAGCGGCAGATGCTGGACGCCGCCCTGAGCGTGTTCTCGCTCACCCCGGACCGCGACCTGAACGTCATGACCGACCGGCAGACCCTGGCGGACCTCACGGCCCGCATCGTTCCGCAGGCCGGGCGGACCCTGCGCGAGATGGGCGCCGACATGGTCCTCGTGCACGGCGACACCAGCACCAGCTTCTGCGTGGCCCTCAGCGCCTTCTACGAGGGCATTCCGGTCGGGCACGTCGAGGCCGGGCTGCGCAGCGGCAACCTGCGCGAACCCTTCCCCGAGGAAGCCAACCGCCGCCTGACCGGCGTGCTGTCCACCCTGGACTTCGCGCCCACGAACGGCAGCCGCGACAACCTGCGCCGCGAGGGCAAGAGTGACCACGGCATTTTCGTGACCGGCCAGACCGCCGTGGACGCCGTCCGCGAGGTCGCCGGGCGCGTTCCGCTGCGCCCAGAGTGGCAGGCGCGCGTGGACGCCGCTCAGCCCCTGGTGACCGTCACCATGCACCGCCGCGAGAACCAGCCCATGATGCGCGAGATGGCCCTGGCCCTGGCCCGCGTGGCGCAGGCGCACCCCGACCACCACTTCATCTACCCGGTGCACCTGTCGCCCGCCGTGCAGGAGGCCGTGCGGCCCGCGCTGGAAGGCGTGCCGAACTTCGAACTGACCGAACCGCTCGACTACAGCGACATGGCCCCCCTGATGGCCGCCTCGCGCCTGCTCGCCACCGACAGCGGCGGCCTGCAGGAGGAAGGCGCGGCGCTGGGCGTGCCGGTCGCGGTGCTGCGGAACGTCACGGAACGCCCGGAAGGCGTCGAGGCCGGCGTGCTGAAACTCGCCGGGAACGACCCCACGCAGCTCGAAACGGTCCTGAAGGACCTGCTGGGCAGCGAGGCCGAACTGCAACGCATGCGCGAGTCCCGCAACCCCTACGGCGACGGGCAGGCCGCCGGACGGATCGCCCGCGCCATCGCGTGGCACTTCGGACTTCAGGACCGCCCGGCCGACTGGGAATAG